The genomic DNA GCATAtacctcccaaaccctccggACTTCCCCTGCAAAACGTGCAAAATATCCACCAAAACTGTCCGAACCTCGTCGTatctccttcaacctcctgcCTCCCAAGTCAATCGCAAGCCACGTCAACCGCCaaacaaccctaacccggaTATCATCCCATAACGATAAATTCCCAATATGATGCTTCTTGCAATGGTTCTCCAAGCCcgactccttcttcacctgtTGGAGCAGGAGCCTCGGGTGGCGCCGGGGAAGCAAACCAAGGAATCTCTCCAGGATGGAACCGCTGCCAATTAATGACCCCCAACCGTGCGGGAGCTCTTCCCAGCCATGCCATACTATCAACCAAATCAGATCTCTTATAAACCCTCGCTCTGCAATAGGGACATGtgttcctcatcctcaaccaagTGGTGAGACAGCCCTTGTGGAAGGAATCGTGAGAGCAGATTCTGATCTgtgctccttcctcgccttcctcgacATTCTCCATGCAGATAATGCAAGAcactccttcttcctcgggGTTGATCTCTCTGGTGTCCAGGGCGTTGGTGATTGCTTCTGGAATGTCCGACGGCGGGATGTAATGTCTTCCGGCAAGGTACGCATCCATCTGCATCATGTTTTCCGGTATCTGCTCTTGAGGGATGTCGGTAGGGCTGGGGATCAACCCGTCGAGGTGATGGTCGACGTTTTGATAGAGGATGTAGTACAGCATGGCGTGTTGCCAAGTCATGAAATTTTTGTTTCCACCGAGGGCCGTGTAaatggttggttgggtcAGCCCGTACCGATGGGTTGGGTCCCTAGTGAATGGTGGAGTCGTTTGGGTATGTAGCGCTTCGATGCGGGGGGAGATGACCGGTGCATAGAAAGGCGAGGTGAGAAATCTCTCTGCGCAGTCCGGGGTACTTGAGCCGACGTGTTGATCGGCGAACTTTGTCATCAGCATGCCAAGAGTCGGTCCGACACATGATGGTCGGTTGATGACGAAGAGTCGAAGACCCATGAGAGGGCCGGCGGTGACAAGCATGTGAAAGATATCGCCGGCACGTGTGCGCTTGATGCTGATGGCAACTTGTAGCATGGACCTTGTCTCTGGAGGGTACTGATCGAAGCCATCGTAATATTCCTGAATGTGGTTGGGGCcgtcgctgtcgtcgtcgttgtcctcattgccatcgtcgtcggcgttgTTGTCATCATTGTCGTCATTGTCATCGTACATGTCACCAGATCGCACCCAGGCTCTATCCGAGTCATCTTGCGTCGACGCGTTTGATTGACGGTCGA from Podospora pseudoanserina strain CBS 124.78 chromosome 2, whole genome shotgun sequence includes the following:
- a CDS encoding hypothetical protein (COG:O; EggNog:ENOG50KOG0800), which encodes MSVPLQPYGPAFQRLQQRLARAAALLQEVSVPPPSLDRQSNASTQDDSDRAWVRSGDMYDDNDDNDDNNADDDGNEDNDDDSDGPNHIQEYYDGFDQYPPETRSMLQVAISIKRTRAGDIFHMLVTAGPLMGLRLFVINRPSCVGPTLGMLMTKFADQHVGSSTPDCAERFLTSPFYAPVISPRIEALHTQTTPPFTRDPTHRYGLTQPTIYTALGGNKNFMTWQHAMLYYILYQNVDHHLDGLIPSPTDIPQEQIPENMMQMDAYLAGRHYIPPSDIPEAITNALDTREINPEEEGVSCIICMENVEEGEEGAQIRICSHDSFHKGCLTTWLRMRNTCPYCRARVYKRSDLVDSMAWLGRAPARLGVINWQRFHPGEIPWFASPAPPEAPAPTGEEGVGLGEPLQEASYWEFIVMG